In Halobacterium sp. R2-5, one DNA window encodes the following:
- the queC gene encoding 7-cyano-7-deazaguanine synthase QueC: MSEKRAVILASGGMDSATAAAVAQDAGYELYMLHTSYGQQTESKEYECAKAQAEAFDAADFLHLTTDHLSKIGASSLTDEDMDVEEADLESDEIPSSYVPFRNANLLSMATSYAEANDCGAVFIGAHSEDFSGYPDCRPEFFEVFQQVVDVGTKPETEISVEAPFVESSKTDIAERGLELEVPYEHTWSCYRDEAPACGTCDACAFRLQAFQNLGERDPIEYAERPEYTA; this comes from the coding sequence ATGAGTGAAAAGCGGGCGGTCATCCTGGCGTCCGGGGGAATGGATAGTGCAACGGCCGCAGCTGTCGCGCAAGATGCTGGCTATGAGTTGTACATGCTGCACACGTCCTACGGCCAGCAGACTGAGAGCAAGGAGTACGAGTGTGCGAAGGCCCAGGCTGAAGCCTTCGACGCCGCTGACTTTCTGCACCTGACGACGGATCACCTCTCGAAGATCGGTGCGTCGAGTCTCACTGACGAAGATATGGACGTCGAGGAGGCTGACTTGGAGAGTGACGAGATTCCGAGCTCGTACGTGCCGTTCCGGAATGCGAACCTGCTGTCGATGGCGACGTCGTACGCGGAAGCAAATGACTGTGGGGCGGTATTCATCGGCGCACACAGTGAAGACTTCTCGGGGTATCCGGACTGCCGGCCGGAATTTTTCGAGGTATTTCAGCAGGTCGTCGACGTCGGCACGAAACCGGAGACGGAGATCAGCGTCGAAGCGCCATTCGTCGAGTCGTCGAAGACGGACATCGCCGAGCGCGGCCTCGAACTCGAGGTCCCATACGAGCACACCTGGAGCTGCTACCGGGACGAGGCACCAGCGTGTGGCACGTGTGACGCGTGCGCGTTCCGACTGCAAGCGTTTCAGAATCTCGGCGAGCGAGACCCGATCGAATACGCCGAACGGCCGGAGTACACCGCGTAG
- a CDS encoding 7-carboxy-7-deazaguanine synthase QueE — translation MPVSSTADEKQADDVNGATLPINELFYSLQGEGKLTGTPSVFVRTSGCNLRCWFCDSYHTSWEPTHATMSVDDIVEEVQSHDDADHVVLTGGEPLVHEEAVTLLERLDNLGYHNTVETNGTIHRDAPIDLASISPKLVSSTPTPEKDPKGDGEWADRHEDRRIDLNALGALVDDYDAQLKFVVTGPDDLPEIESLLADVREVTASQILDSDVLLMPEGTTRDELDARRNAVADLAMEYGYRYTPRLHVDLWNDAPET, via the coding sequence ATGCCGGTCAGCTCTACCGCCGACGAGAAGCAAGCAGACGATGTCAATGGTGCGACGCTGCCAATCAATGAGCTCTTCTACTCGCTCCAAGGCGAGGGCAAGCTCACCGGGACGCCATCAGTATTCGTCCGCACGAGCGGCTGTAACCTCCGCTGTTGGTTCTGTGACTCCTATCATACCTCCTGGGAGCCGACCCACGCCACCATGAGCGTCGACGACATCGTCGAGGAAGTCCAGTCACACGACGACGCCGACCACGTCGTCCTCACTGGTGGTGAACCGCTCGTCCACGAGGAAGCGGTCACCCTCCTCGAACGCCTCGATAACCTCGGCTACCACAACACCGTCGAAACCAACGGCACCATCCACCGCGACGCCCCCATCGATCTGGCGAGCATCAGTCCGAAACTCGTCTCCAGCACACCCACCCCCGAGAAAGATCCGAAGGGTGACGGCGAGTGGGCGGATCGCCACGAGGACCGCCGCATTGACCTCAACGCGCTGGGCGCGCTCGTCGACGACTACGACGCGCAACTCAAGTTCGTCGTCACTGGCCCCGACGACCTGCCCGAAATCGAATCACTCCTCGCCGACGTCCGCGAGGTGACCGCTAGCCAAATCCTGGACTCCGACGTGCTGCTGATGCCCGAAGGGACGACCCGGGACGAACTCGACGCCCGCCGGAACGCGGTCGCCGACCTCGCGATGGAGTACGGCTACCGGTACACGCCCCGCTTGCACGTCGACCTCTGGAACGACGCCCCCGAAACGTAA
- a CDS encoding 6-pyruvoyl tetrahydropterin synthase family protein yields the protein MPLEQQSSSSLADAGERTLQVGSDRPIRISTGHRLLHHDGKCSRPHGHNYEISVEVTGSLTQDGWVVDKGDITSVIDDWDHRFLLEEDDPLIEAFEQSGDGDSLVVLEHPPTAEVMGLVLERKLLETLPESVSEVAVTVRETSELCAGATH from the coding sequence GTGCCTTTAGAACAACAATCCTCATCATCGCTCGCTGATGCCGGCGAGCGAACGCTCCAAGTTGGGAGCGATCGCCCTATCCGAATTAGCACCGGGCATCGGCTTCTCCACCACGATGGAAAGTGCAGTCGTCCGCACGGCCACAACTACGAGATTTCGGTTGAGGTCACCGGATCTCTCACTCAAGATGGCTGGGTCGTAGACAAAGGGGATATTACCTCAGTAATAGATGACTGGGATCACCGATTCCTCCTCGAAGAGGACGACCCTCTCATCGAAGCCTTCGAGCAGAGCGGTGACGGTGATTCACTCGTCGTTCTTGAACACCCGCCAACTGCGGAAGTGATGGGGCTCGTTTTGGAACGAAAACTCCTCGAGACACTCCCTGAATCGGTCTCTGAGGTCGCAGTCACCGTTCGCGAGACGTCGGAACTCTGTGCGGGGGCAACTCACTAA
- a CDS encoding DEAD/DEAH box helicase: MTRLNEVVSDEEATSFVQNEVVEQKGPYVEFVDAPQFHHQPAAEFLGSLGYSDELIDAVTAELFDGDPNGSLYEHQAETIDAIEGDTNDNILAVPTATGKTEAFFLPVLEHCLSTDEPGLKSLVVYPMKTLGVDQLNRFISYLDQINRYRDPEDRITIGIWDSDTPTRVGTRDYEIEEGSYIRGLECPREDGEKLRILGDTTVGTEDNQYSWIRVTRDAIRNGADILLTNPEALDHMFVSDNPETRQILGESPGENPVEHIVFDEAHVWSGISGASIRLLSERLTDFYESRDPQITMVSATVDNPAELAHSLTGTPEDEINSLGFTSREFPVTGTPNFDRFTPCSAAELAGVLALARLERVSVEEFEEYGLGDALQTAEEVGLVAGSDGGGVVLTQDAAWIRDTLADEVESLLETDDYDDHEDVAAAPEARDRLSEALLDAGGLYSEWFEYVVDAVPEAAEFAHWFDEDTTGEVGFKHYDDLLSRLDDEGVDDTEGILRTVMMFGRLAGMVTEKYHVFLKPPHRAYLCQSCQTVTRDKHCADCGGKNSELQFCKRCHYPYVEVKSADGESADETAFRPYDHAGPVEKCPDCGKWPKLTDVGVPTSSLLSYMLTEVCRTSPSKKTLVFSDSHSAAESVGDSIISTEYGLMAETLYVQELIERGGTADNYDVFRDVSDRLRAEYWEPLIQNEIDEDGTAYNFLRTLLDDIEGHAMLHNVENLLDSALVTAEALTEINDPTELVIAHETYKLFVKDPGVGFKKNKIGIEGLSIPKIVDRVASRSGFDHETVREVLPGVLERLIAESIVVEQSWEEVRQTVANARVGDEKKEDTFDYLEDARAEFENAGLGDSESGILTRVPRRDSSTLALLERAAFCSSCYRSFPVTEAGGLRDCPGCGSPLEIYRRFTQDDDGDLVAAPGYADVDSGWPFAVDHWAHDVTDPIRDGAEPEFITVGIHKGNIPHTLRGAIEEGFRKDDPDVNIVSATPTMELGVDIGTLETVAQVGIPPTLTNYVQRSGRTGRTRGSSSLVMTAVRGEHPVDGHYYANLDTFLDDFEPVRVPNPYEFEELLAGHVVTETFAYLARNPHPSNVFERMYQLNEVNQSLDAFVADVENNLDILGEFLLSERREALEDHLESVFGDAGVETFAHVFEGDGPLSLSSRVEKTFSRITSMSGSAETNKAFTENNNRLDRWLSRLGYLANYRSFGQQFPVKFEGYSEGIEFEGAGRLYDMYPGEENELGAVITLHGTDYIVDDVHGSSTPLATLHVCDNEECDRPFEGYDRSVEHCPYCGDDLIETNVHGVSSVECKPARGGQKMYNTHGLMTTSITSDGSQSVRTSTTRDVFGLSCEATYGELDVTDFVYAFERRHSASPDKEVLRSEAVIEGDSSASTAGQSWEERLEEADTEEYAPVGQQYHTQGITLRFDADDIQERVESVESETASWPQALVSLEQSLDKAIAVVAQCDRSDFRVQADRTGGEVVVYVIDSRQGGNGISWQVWEELADVERRVAEVADCERCNDYCDECLLLSRTPAYYLENDLLNNRTLAAVTGSGGN; this comes from the coding sequence ATGACCCGCCTCAACGAGGTGGTCAGCGACGAGGAAGCGACCTCGTTCGTCCAGAACGAGGTTGTCGAGCAGAAAGGACCCTACGTGGAGTTTGTCGATGCGCCGCAGTTCCACCACCAGCCGGCAGCGGAGTTCCTCGGCTCGCTGGGCTACAGTGACGAACTCATCGACGCCGTCACCGCTGAGCTATTCGACGGCGACCCTAACGGGTCGCTGTACGAACACCAGGCAGAGACGATCGACGCCATCGAGGGCGATACGAACGACAATATCCTCGCAGTTCCCACGGCGACCGGGAAGACGGAAGCGTTCTTCCTCCCGGTCCTCGAGCATTGCCTCTCTACAGATGAGCCGGGTTTGAAGTCCCTGGTCGTCTATCCAATGAAGACGCTCGGCGTCGACCAGCTCAATCGGTTCATCTCGTACCTCGACCAGATCAACCGTTATCGGGACCCCGAGGACCGCATCACCATCGGTATCTGGGACTCCGACACACCGACCCGGGTCGGCACCCGAGACTACGAAATTGAGGAGGGATCCTATATCCGCGGCCTCGAGTGTCCGCGCGAGGACGGCGAGAAGCTCCGGATTCTCGGGGATACCACCGTCGGCACCGAAGACAACCAGTACTCATGGATTCGTGTCACGCGAGACGCGATCCGAAACGGTGCGGACATACTGCTGACGAACCCGGAGGCACTGGATCACATGTTCGTCAGCGACAACCCAGAGACGCGCCAAATCCTCGGGGAGTCGCCGGGCGAAAATCCCGTTGAGCACATCGTCTTCGACGAGGCACACGTCTGGAGCGGTATCTCGGGTGCGTCGATCCGGCTGTTGTCGGAGCGCCTGACGGACTTCTACGAGTCACGAGACCCCCAGATTACGATGGTGTCGGCGACGGTGGACAATCCAGCCGAGCTCGCCCACAGTTTGACGGGCACGCCGGAGGACGAAATCAACTCCTTAGGGTTCACGAGCCGCGAGTTCCCCGTCACCGGAACGCCGAACTTCGACCGGTTCACGCCGTGTTCTGCCGCGGAGCTCGCCGGCGTGCTCGCGCTAGCACGGCTCGAACGGGTGTCGGTCGAGGAGTTCGAGGAGTACGGGCTCGGTGACGCACTCCAGACGGCTGAAGAAGTCGGGCTGGTGGCCGGATCCGATGGCGGCGGCGTCGTTCTGACGCAGGATGCGGCCTGGATCCGCGACACACTTGCGGACGAGGTCGAGTCCTTGCTTGAAACCGACGACTACGACGATCACGAGGATGTCGCTGCCGCGCCGGAGGCTCGCGACCGACTGTCCGAAGCCCTTCTGGACGCGGGCGGGCTCTACAGCGAGTGGTTCGAGTACGTCGTCGACGCCGTCCCGGAGGCAGCGGAGTTCGCTCACTGGTTCGACGAGGACACCACCGGCGAAGTCGGATTCAAGCACTACGACGACCTTCTCTCGCGACTCGACGACGAAGGCGTCGACGACACAGAGGGCATCCTCCGGACCGTGATGATGTTCGGCCGGCTGGCGGGCATGGTCACCGAGAAGTACCACGTGTTCCTGAAACCGCCGCACCGGGCGTACCTCTGCCAGAGCTGCCAGACCGTCACCCGAGACAAACACTGTGCGGACTGCGGCGGGAAGAACAGCGAACTCCAGTTCTGCAAGCGCTGTCACTATCCGTACGTCGAAGTCAAGTCCGCGGACGGCGAGTCCGCGGACGAGACGGCGTTCCGACCGTACGACCACGCCGGTCCCGTCGAGAAGTGCCCAGACTGCGGTAAGTGGCCGAAATTGACTGACGTTGGCGTTCCCACCTCGAGCCTGCTTTCGTACATGCTCACTGAGGTCTGTCGGACGTCGCCGTCGAAGAAGACGCTCGTGTTCTCGGACTCCCACAGCGCCGCCGAGTCCGTCGGTGACAGTATAATCAGCACGGAGTACGGGCTGATGGCGGAGACGCTGTACGTCCAGGAGCTGATTGAGCGCGGCGGGACTGCGGACAACTACGACGTGTTCAGGGACGTCTCCGACCGCCTCCGCGCGGAATACTGGGAACCGCTGATTCAGAACGAGATTGACGAGGATGGCACCGCGTACAACTTCTTGCGCACGCTCCTCGACGACATTGAGGGGCACGCGATGTTGCACAACGTCGAGAACCTCCTCGACAGCGCACTAGTCACGGCAGAGGCGCTGACAGAGATCAACGACCCGACGGAGCTTGTAATCGCCCACGAGACCTACAAGCTCTTCGTGAAAGACCCCGGTGTCGGCTTCAAGAAGAACAAAATCGGCATCGAGGGCCTCTCAATCCCGAAAATCGTCGACAGAGTCGCGAGCCGGTCCGGATTCGACCACGAGACTGTCCGAGAGGTTCTCCCTGGCGTTTTGGAGCGCCTGATTGCCGAGTCGATCGTCGTCGAGCAGTCCTGGGAGGAAGTGCGGCAGACCGTCGCGAACGCCAGAGTCGGCGACGAGAAAAAGGAAGACACCTTCGATTACCTCGAAGATGCACGAGCGGAGTTCGAGAACGCCGGACTCGGAGACTCCGAGAGCGGAATCCTTACACGGGTTCCGCGTCGCGACAGTTCCACGCTGGCGTTGCTCGAACGTGCAGCGTTCTGTTCGTCCTGTTACCGGTCGTTCCCCGTTACCGAGGCCGGTGGCCTCCGCGACTGTCCCGGGTGTGGGTCACCACTAGAAATCTACCGTCGGTTCACGCAGGACGACGACGGTGATCTCGTCGCGGCGCCGGGCTACGCGGACGTCGACTCCGGTTGGCCGTTCGCCGTCGACCACTGGGCGCACGACGTCACTGACCCGATCCGCGACGGTGCCGAGCCCGAATTCATCACCGTCGGCATCCACAAGGGGAACATCCCGCACACGCTCCGCGGCGCCATCGAGGAAGGGTTCCGGAAAGACGACCCGGACGTCAACATCGTGAGCGCGACGCCGACGATGGAACTCGGCGTCGACATCGGGACGCTCGAAACCGTCGCTCAGGTCGGTATCCCGCCAACACTCACGAACTACGTGCAGCGCAGCGGGCGTACTGGCCGGACGCGCGGTAGCTCGTCGCTGGTGATGACCGCGGTGCGAGGCGAACACCCCGTCGACGGACACTATTACGCGAATCTGGATACGTTCCTCGACGACTTCGAACCGGTTCGCGTCCCCAACCCCTACGAGTTCGAAGAGCTACTCGCCGGCCACGTCGTCACGGAAACGTTCGCGTACCTCGCGCGCAACCCCCACCCGTCGAACGTCTTCGAGCGGATGTACCAGCTGAACGAGGTGAACCAGAGTCTGGACGCGTTCGTCGCTGACGTCGAGAACAACCTAGACATCCTCGGCGAGTTCCTGCTGTCCGAACGCCGTGAGGCGCTCGAGGACCACCTGGAATCGGTGTTCGGTGACGCTGGCGTGGAGACGTTCGCGCACGTCTTCGAGGGCGACGGTCCACTCTCGCTGTCGAGCCGGGTCGAGAAGACGTTCTCTCGGATCACGTCGATGTCTGGATCCGCGGAGACGAATAAGGCGTTCACGGAGAACAACAATCGACTCGATCGGTGGCTGTCGCGGCTGGGCTACCTCGCGAACTACCGGAGCTTCGGCCAACAGTTCCCTGTCAAGTTCGAGGGGTACAGCGAAGGCATCGAGTTCGAGGGGGCGGGCCGGCTCTACGACATGTATCCCGGCGAGGAGAACGAGCTTGGCGCCGTTATCACGCTTCACGGTACTGATTATATCGTCGACGACGTCCATGGGTCGTCCACGCCGCTGGCGACCCTGCACGTCTGCGACAACGAGGAGTGTGACCGCCCATTCGAGGGATACGACCGCAGTGTCGAGCACTGCCCGTACTGCGGAGATGACCTCATCGAGACGAACGTGCACGGCGTTAGCTCCGTCGAGTGTAAGCCCGCTCGGGGCGGTCAGAAAATGTACAACACGCACGGGCTGATGACCACGTCAATCACCTCAGACGGCTCACAGTCCGTCAGAACGTCGACCACACGGGACGTCTTCGGCCTATCGTGCGAGGCGACGTACGGAGAGCTCGACGTCACGGACTTCGTGTACGCCTTCGAACGGCGGCACTCCGCGAGCCCGGACAAGGAAGTCCTTCGATCTGAGGCCGTCATTGAGGGCGACTCAAGTGCGTCAACAGCGGGGCAGTCCTGGGAGGAACGCCTAGAGGAAGCAGATACTGAGGAGTACGCCCCGGTCGGTCAGCAGTATCACACGCAGGGAATCACGCTCCGGTTCGACGCTGATGACATCCAGGAACGGGTAGAAAGCGTCGAGTCGGAGACGGCCTCCTGGCCGCAGGCCCTAGTCAGCCTCGAACAATCGCTCGACAAAGCCATCGCCGTCGTCGCGCAGTGCGACCGGTCGGACTTCCGAGTCCAGGCGGACCGTACTGGCGGCGAGGTCGTCGTATACGTCATCGACAGCCGGCAGGGTGGTAACGGTATCTCGTGGCAAGTCTGGGAGGAGCTGGCCGACGTCGAGCGGCGCGTCGCCGAAGTCGCGGACTGCGAGCGGTGCAACGACTACTGCGACGAGTGCCTGCTGTTGTCGCGCACGCCGGCGTACTACCTCGAAAACGATCTCCTGAACAACCGAACGCTCGCTGCCGTCACCGGCAGCGGAGGAAATTGA
- the folE gene encoding GTP cyclohydrolase I FolE, giving the protein MTSTHSQIATDEAESDIDYEKAQRGVRLLLEAVGEDPDSDALAETWQRRVPDAFATLTECQRENAKPTMRTFDAETNNLVVKTGIPVYSLCEHHLLPFFGTINLAYRPTDEVVGLSKLTRYVRWQSRQLTMQERLTNDIASGLAEELDAATVLVEMNATHLCEAMRGVETESTTTTRATVGEPTEAERERFQAAINHTEGKQ; this is encoded by the coding sequence ATGACGAGCACGCACTCACAGATCGCGACTGACGAAGCCGAATCCGACATCGACTACGAGAAGGCACAGCGCGGCGTCCGCCTCCTGCTAGAGGCCGTCGGCGAAGATCCGGATAGTGACGCGCTGGCTGAGACCTGGCAGCGTCGTGTTCCCGACGCGTTCGCGACACTTACAGAATGCCAACGCGAGAACGCAAAACCGACCATGCGGACGTTCGACGCCGAGACAAATAACCTCGTCGTGAAAACCGGTATTCCCGTGTACTCGCTGTGTGAGCACCACTTGCTTCCGTTCTTTGGAACGATCAATCTCGCGTACAGGCCGACAGACGAGGTTGTGGGGCTCTCGAAGCTAACGCGGTACGTCCGCTGGCAGTCACGGCAGCTCACGATGCAGGAGCGGCTGACGAACGATATCGCGTCGGGACTTGCAGAGGAGCTTGACGCAGCTACGGTCCTCGTCGAAATGAATGCAACACATCTCTGTGAAGCGATGCGCGGCGTCGAAACGGAGAGTACGACTACCACCAGAGCGACGGTCGGCGAGCCGACTGAGGCCGAGCGTGAGCGGTTTCAGGCCGCAATCAACCACACGGAGGGGAAGCAATGA
- a CDS encoding VWA domain-containing protein — translation MAKIAGDTVGGFNSFLDDQRSEPGTATVSLYDFDTGVERVYHGYPIEDAPELDTETYSPSGQTALYDAISMAIAGAEDYLSKLDADASPENVIVVVLTDGKENASETPQRRVREQVTERREEYGWEFLFIGANQDAALTATSMGMDADNSLDMAHSSKGTQAAYESTSERISEARREGSTGGFDDDNRERQDQA, via the coding sequence ATGGCGAAGATCGCGGGCGATACAGTCGGCGGGTTCAACTCGTTCCTAGACGACCAGCGATCGGAACCGGGAACGGCGACCGTATCGTTATACGACTTCGACACCGGCGTGGAACGTGTCTACCACGGGTACCCGATTGAGGACGCACCAGAGCTGGACACGGAAACGTACAGTCCTAGCGGTCAGACGGCACTCTACGACGCGATTTCGATGGCGATTGCGGGGGCGGAGGACTACCTGTCGAAGCTGGACGCGGACGCGTCCCCGGAGAATGTCATTGTCGTCGTCTTGACTGACGGCAAGGAGAACGCCTCGGAGACGCCACAGCGCCGCGTCCGCGAGCAAGTCACCGAGCGGCGCGAAGAGTACGGTTGGGAATTCCTGTTCATCGGCGCGAACCAGGACGCCGCCCTCACTGCCACCAGCATGGGTATGGACGCCGATAACTCTCTGGACATGGCGCACAGCAGCAAGGGCACGCAGGCCGCCTACGAGTCCACGTCCGAGCGAATCAGCGAGGCGCGGCGAGAGGGATCGACCGGCGGGTTCGACGACGATAACCGCGAGCGCCAGGATCAGGCCTGA
- a CDS encoding helix-hairpin-helix domain-containing protein, translated as MFTDDESGIFSSEYLSDTSAYDLLQEDEQIHYLLFTGSNSVEIESGTSPEPETVTPDRGLKGVVAVTDQRILIAIGRRGGDRVIELEPPAVTAAKREGGLLSTKVVFETTAESVKSARADSRKTYSVSVKKMRSSDADDAVEYVRKQFVPVTTNGPEDGTRSAELRANGGVSTSAKAVDVIDTDFVEDATAVSEKALQQLAEAVGTVRHLDFEEAELNEAISALETARDQLSSIADEQGLSTESIRRAIEYVESTLESLQEIRTVKAQADRKLVLIDNGNEVSNSTLTDLLDSIEDAKGVADDLGLGTESLDERQTSLAEQLDDDGSVESKNGANDPVQASGVADSREWEWAGEDEDESDQSPNDSRPASSRTSEGTGASDDLPNDPAREDLIEELHRIESETGKKPTPFFVKKYARYDKQAFLEEFKSWNRISNVVSNDAPDESASSEPAASEATRSTASSSGITTADASSSSGASSEPSRKAVLEDIERVADRLGNSPKLAEYASHGLYTKGEVYAHFDSWEDALDASEAGIPSRKELLAELDRLASELGFPPRESHIDEHGKYASYPYQLKFGSVNAALEEAGLDVESHVRECLADVVASTAGRPTMSDFAEDSPYSANVVYKYWDSWGDALDDIRSVNSEDNSDAESEVIQNELSELYEQVRNLRVLCDAIVDARWDVLDDDNKIGPIDMWVKRLRKYPADTSSDAAAYSVQQRDRNPFSMAEYREKFGTDGRVTEFAETEARRPPAAVRSLLGDIIDGDPDKFYLPVDSQNGARLPVVVESQSELDRAVQMLERLPERPASASANTDPEPGAEDGTETSVSTTSRSSSHTTTAVDSLTEVNGVTEEIAEALIAEGHKSPDDLKDASIDELAAVDSIGRQIALRIKLNVSD; from the coding sequence GTGTTCACCGACGACGAGTCCGGGATTTTCTCATCCGAATACCTCTCGGATACGTCCGCATACGACCTGCTACAAGAAGACGAACAGATCCACTATCTCTTATTCACTGGCTCCAACAGTGTCGAAATCGAGTCCGGCACGTCCCCGGAGCCGGAAACCGTTACGCCGGACAGGGGGCTCAAGGGGGTAGTGGCAGTGACTGACCAGCGGATACTGATCGCAATCGGGCGTAGGGGTGGCGATAGAGTCATTGAACTCGAACCGCCCGCTGTTACGGCCGCTAAACGAGAAGGGGGGCTGTTGTCGACGAAGGTCGTCTTCGAGACGACGGCAGAGTCGGTGAAGTCTGCTCGTGCCGACTCCAGGAAGACCTACTCAGTGAGCGTCAAGAAGATGAGGTCCTCGGACGCTGATGACGCGGTTGAGTACGTTCGGAAGCAATTCGTTCCCGTCACAACTAACGGGCCCGAAGACGGAACAAGAAGCGCTGAACTACGAGCGAACGGCGGAGTCTCGACTAGTGCCAAGGCCGTCGACGTTATTGACACTGACTTCGTCGAAGACGCCACCGCTGTTTCAGAAAAGGCTCTCCAACAGCTGGCCGAGGCAGTCGGAACAGTCCGCCACCTCGACTTTGAGGAAGCAGAACTGAACGAGGCGATTTCAGCACTCGAGACTGCTCGTGACCAGCTCTCATCGATCGCCGACGAGCAAGGGTTGTCTACGGAGTCAATCAGGAGAGCGATCGAGTACGTCGAATCGACACTGGAGTCACTCCAGGAGATTCGCACCGTGAAGGCGCAAGCTGACCGGAAGCTCGTGCTGATCGATAACGGTAACGAAGTCTCCAACTCGACCCTCACTGACCTCCTTGACTCGATCGAAGACGCGAAAGGTGTCGCGGATGACCTCGGTCTCGGAACCGAGAGTCTCGACGAGCGCCAGACAAGCTTGGCCGAACAGCTTGACGATGATGGTTCGGTTGAATCCAAAAACGGGGCGAACGACCCGGTACAAGCATCTGGAGTTGCGGACTCAAGGGAATGGGAGTGGGCAGGCGAAGACGAAGACGAGTCAGACCAGTCTCCCAACGACAGTCGGCCAGCATCCAGTAGAACCAGTGAGGGGACGGGAGCGTCGGACGACTTGCCGAACGACCCTGCCAGAGAAGATCTAATCGAAGAGCTGCACCGCATCGAATCGGAAACAGGAAAGAAGCCCACACCATTCTTCGTCAAGAAGTACGCACGATACGACAAGCAGGCGTTTCTGGAGGAGTTCAAGAGCTGGAACCGCATCTCCAATGTCGTCTCCAACGACGCCCCAGATGAGTCAGCGTCCAGCGAGCCGGCCGCTAGCGAGGCGACACGGTCGACCGCTTCGAGTTCGGGAATCACGACGGCGGACGCCAGCAGTTCGTCCGGTGCGAGCAGCGAACCGAGCCGCAAGGCCGTCCTTGAGGACATCGAACGGGTCGCCGACAGACTCGGAAACTCTCCAAAGCTCGCGGAGTACGCGTCACACGGACTTTACACGAAGGGAGAGGTGTACGCACACTTTGATTCGTGGGAGGATGCGCTCGATGCGTCGGAAGCAGGAATCCCGTCCCGGAAGGAGTTACTCGCCGAACTAGACCGGTTAGCGTCCGAGCTGGGGTTCCCACCACGCGAATCCCACATTGACGAACACGGCAAGTATGCTTCGTACCCCTACCAGCTCAAGTTCGGTAGCGTGAACGCTGCTCTCGAGGAAGCGGGTCTCGACGTAGAGTCGCACGTCCGGGAGTGTCTCGCGGACGTCGTCGCCAGCACGGCCGGACGACCCACGATGAGCGACTTTGCTGAGGATTCGCCGTACTCGGCCAACGTTGTCTACAAGTACTGGGACAGCTGGGGCGACGCTCTGGACGACATTCGGTCGGTGAACTCGGAGGATAACTCGGACGCAGAGTCCGAGGTCATCCAAAATGAGTTGAGCGAGCTGTACGAGCAGGTCCGGAATCTACGGGTGCTTTGCGATGCTATCGTGGACGCTAGGTGGGATGTTCTTGATGACGATAATAAGATCGGGCCGATAGACATGTGGGTAAAGCGCCTCAGGAAGTACCCTGCGGACACATCTAGCGATGCAGCAGCGTACAGCGTACAGCAGCGGGACCGGAACCCGTTTTCGATGGCGGAGTACCGGGAGAAGTTCGGGACAGACGGCCGTGTCACAGAGTTCGCTGAGACTGAAGCTAGGCGGCCGCCAGCGGCCGTGCGGTCACTGTTGGGGGACATAATCGACGGCGACCCGGACAAGTTCTACCTGCCGGTCGACTCACAAAACGGCGCCCGGCTCCCGGTGGTCGTAGAGTCGCAGTCGGAGCTCGACCGTGCCGTCCAGATGCTCGAACGTCTCCCGGAACGCCCCGCCTCGGCCAGCGCGAACACTGATCCGGAGCCCGGGGCGGAAGATGGAACAGAGACTTCGGTCTCGACGACGAGTCGTTCGTCCTCACATACCACCACAGCCGTAGACTCCCTCACCGAGGTTAACGGCGTGACCGAGGAAATTGCTGAGGCGCTCATCGCCGAGGGTCACAAGAGCCCCGACGATCTCAAAGACGCGTCCATCGACGAGCTGGCCGCAGTTGATTCGATTGGGCGCCAGATCGCGTTGCGAATCAAGTTGAATGTGAGCGACTAA
- a CDS encoding TrmB family transcriptional regulator — MGDRERDKESGKFVEEYPREDFLRALEELGPAGTTEISTHIGCDRRTAYLKLQSLEDEGKATSRKVGNALLWELVE; from the coding sequence ATGGGTGACCGGGAACGGGACAAGGAGAGTGGGAAATTCGTGGAGGAGTACCCACGGGAAGATTTTCTCCGGGCCCTTGAGGAACTTGGTCCTGCTGGAACAACCGAAATTTCGACCCATATCGGCTGCGATCGGCGAACTGCGTATCTCAAATTACAATCACTTGAAGACGAGGGTAAAGCAACAAGCCGGAAAGTGGGCAATGCCCTCCTGTGGGAATTAGTAGAGTAA